One genomic region from Ruegeria sp. TM1040 encodes:
- a CDS encoding chemoreceptor glutamine deamidase CheD: MSNVFQNTSTVTVLQGDYKVTTDPKVVFSTVLGSCIAACIYDEQVGVGGMNHFLLASSAGSGGVSARYGVHAMELLINGIMKKGALRSNLKAKVFGGAKMSANLSDIGANNADFVQRFLRDEGIPVISSSVGGTSARRVRFHACSGAAQQTHVADDRRLGEEERAAVARTQAAPARKPAAADNVTLF; the protein is encoded by the coding sequence TTGTCGAACGTTTTTCAAAATACGAGTACTGTCACCGTTCTCCAGGGTGACTACAAGGTTACGACAGATCCAAAGGTGGTGTTCTCGACCGTTTTGGGCTCCTGTATTGCGGCTTGCATCTATGATGAACAGGTCGGTGTTGGGGGGATGAACCACTTCCTGCTGGCCTCTTCCGCAGGCTCAGGCGGGGTGAGCGCTAGATATGGTGTGCACGCCATGGAGCTGTTGATCAACGGCATCATGAAGAAAGGAGCTCTGCGCTCCAACCTCAAGGCCAAGGTTTTTGGCGGGGCCAAAATGTCCGCGAACCTCTCGGATATTGGGGCGAACAACGCAGATTTTGTGCAAAGGTTTTTGCGGGATGAAGGCATTCCCGTAATCTCGTCTTCGGTTGGCGGCACCTCGGCGAGACGCGTGCGCTTTCACGCCTGTTCTGGTGCTGCGCAGCAGACACATGTGGCAGATGACAGACGTCTGGGTGAAGAGGAGCGCGCAGCCGTTGCACGGACGCAGGCGGCTCCTGCACGCAAACCCGCAGCCGCAGACAATGTGACGCTGTTCTAA
- a CDS encoding methyl-accepting chemotaxis protein, whose product MIALSQLKIRYKLPAFLVGFALLASAILVTVSTVNYQRNAWITVENRFESIAADRASVLEALFQTMRADVEVLAELPSTATAAQRISAAWSGVSDSPAETLRQMYISENPHPPHERFMMERAQKTIPYNIHHANFHPSFRSLLISKGYSDAYLVNIAGDVIYSVAKQDDYGSNLLSGPHQTSNLAATFKRIMTAAPEEVLFSDFEHFAPRDDTPMAFVGTQIVASSGQLVGVFILQIPDTLVSEIISPAEGLGVSTEVFVVGTDGKARSQSRFDDGHNVLEDLAFSLQERAATEPQIFDSNATGIRGKPVVAMARQLPIEEKVWILAVEQDRDEVLAPVRGDRMLLILTSLASALVMTGIGWWFARSFLKPIDGLCARMSEISEGQLDAPIPEADRADEFGHMGQILRTMQGDLQRAKDADAHRQHLQEQQAEVVRHISEGLVQVANGNLAHRITEPFDADYEKLRSDFNSALTELSDVVSQVTETADGIRSGADEISQASDDLSSRTESQAATLEETVAALDELTASVKSAAEGARNVEDIVKQARGEAEKSDEVVRNAVDAMTKIETSSAKISQIISVIDDISFQTNLLALNAGVEAARAGEAGRGFAVVASEVRGLAQRSSQAALEIKNLISESTQQVGEGVELVDAAGDSLRSIAERVSHISSLVSEIAQGATDQSAGLSEINDGMTQLDQVTQKNAAMVEESTAASHLLKSDANKLAELVSHFETGQASAPKRAQPADDRRPETPRASAHGEDIAFDPPPPIATSTGSAARDLWQDF is encoded by the coding sequence ATGATCGCACTCTCTCAGCTAAAGATACGCTACAAATTACCCGCGTTTCTTGTGGGTTTCGCGCTGCTGGCCAGCGCGATTCTGGTGACGGTGAGCACCGTGAACTATCAACGCAACGCATGGATAACAGTAGAGAATCGCTTCGAATCGATCGCTGCGGATCGCGCTTCAGTTCTCGAGGCGCTTTTCCAGACCATGCGCGCGGATGTCGAAGTGCTTGCCGAGCTGCCCTCCACCGCAACCGCGGCACAGCGGATCTCTGCGGCGTGGAGCGGGGTGAGCGATTCTCCGGCTGAGACGCTGCGCCAGATGTACATTTCTGAAAACCCGCACCCCCCACATGAACGCTTCATGATGGAACGCGCGCAAAAGACGATTCCCTACAACATCCACCACGCGAACTTTCACCCCTCCTTCCGGTCGCTGCTGATTTCCAAGGGATACAGCGACGCCTATCTGGTGAATATCGCGGGGGACGTCATCTATAGCGTCGCCAAGCAGGACGACTATGGCAGCAACCTCTTGTCCGGCCCGCATCAGACCAGCAATCTCGCCGCGACATTTAAGCGGATCATGACCGCGGCACCCGAAGAGGTCCTCTTTTCGGATTTTGAGCACTTTGCGCCGCGAGATGACACGCCGATGGCGTTTGTCGGCACCCAGATCGTCGCCAGCAGTGGTCAGCTGGTTGGTGTCTTTATCCTACAGATCCCTGACACGCTCGTGAGCGAGATTATCTCGCCCGCAGAGGGCTTGGGAGTGAGTACCGAGGTGTTTGTTGTCGGAACAGACGGCAAGGCACGGTCGCAATCCAGATTCGACGACGGACACAACGTTCTGGAGGATCTGGCATTCTCTCTGCAAGAGCGGGCGGCGACCGAACCACAGATCTTTGACAGCAATGCCACAGGCATTCGCGGCAAACCCGTCGTTGCCATGGCACGTCAACTGCCGATTGAAGAAAAAGTGTGGATTCTCGCCGTCGAGCAGGACCGCGACGAGGTTCTGGCACCGGTTCGTGGAGACCGGATGCTCTTGATCCTGACATCGCTTGCAAGCGCTCTTGTTATGACAGGGATTGGCTGGTGGTTTGCCCGCAGTTTCCTCAAGCCTATCGACGGACTTTGCGCGCGCATGAGTGAGATCAGCGAAGGCCAACTTGATGCTCCTATTCCCGAAGCGGATCGCGCAGATGAATTTGGCCACATGGGGCAAATTCTGCGCACCATGCAGGGCGATCTACAGCGCGCCAAAGATGCCGATGCCCACAGGCAACACCTGCAAGAGCAACAAGCTGAAGTCGTGCGTCACATCAGTGAGGGGCTTGTGCAGGTTGCAAACGGAAATCTCGCACATCGCATCACCGAACCTTTTGATGCGGACTACGAAAAACTCAGATCAGACTTCAACTCCGCGCTAACGGAATTGAGCGACGTGGTCAGCCAGGTCACCGAGACGGCGGATGGAATTCGCTCCGGCGCTGACGAAATCAGTCAAGCATCAGATGACCTGTCGTCGCGCACGGAATCCCAGGCCGCGACCCTTGAAGAAACGGTTGCTGCTCTGGATGAGCTGACGGCAAGCGTGAAGTCAGCCGCTGAAGGCGCGCGAAACGTCGAAGACATCGTGAAGCAGGCGCGCGGCGAGGCTGAAAAGAGCGACGAGGTCGTGCGCAATGCCGTGGATGCGATGACGAAGATCGAGACATCTTCCGCCAAGATCTCCCAGATCATTTCGGTGATCGACGATATTTCCTTCCAGACGAACTTGCTTGCCCTGAACGCCGGTGTTGAAGCTGCACGGGCCGGAGAAGCAGGTCGCGGGTTTGCAGTGGTCGCGTCAGAAGTGCGCGGTCTTGCGCAGAGATCCTCTCAGGCCGCACTCGAAATCAAGAACCTGATTTCAGAGTCGACACAGCAAGTGGGCGAAGGCGTCGAACTCGTTGACGCGGCGGGAGACTCCCTGAGATCCATCGCGGAGCGGGTGTCGCATATCTCGAGCTTGGTTTCGGAAATCGCCCAAGGCGCGACAGATCAATCCGCCGGATTGAGCGAAATCAACGACGGTATGACCCAGCTTGACCAAGTGACGCAGAAAAATGCCGCCATGGTCGAAGAGTCAACAGCCGCCAGCCACCTCTTGAAATCAGATGCCAACAAACTGGCCGAGCTGGTTTCCCACTTTGAGACGGGCCAAGCCTCTGCGCCAAAGCGCGCGCAACCGGCCGATGACCGCAGGCCCGAAACGCCGCGAGCCTCGGCTCATGGCGAAGACATCGCCTTTGATCCTCCACCGCCCATTGCCACATCGACAGGGTCCGCTGCGCGAGACCTTTGGCAAGACTTTTGA
- a CDS encoding CheB methylesterase domain-containing protein: MEAAYPGLQVLLANNLMMAYNQAEAGQPSFAFVEDGFTKLPEFEMMLALFSALDVRWVSVMDDQNSTPARRSSPLLNVGAGIFELTKSDSPRQFIQYFDMMIKAPRRNAPRAAANKPPVGRDDFKKVILIGSSTGGVEALRNVLVGFPINCPPTLIVQHTGKSFGTGLVSLLDRICPAKVVAADDNITLQSGHVYIAAGQPRHMGVTPRKPFKIRMKEGPNISGHTPSVDALFSSAVPFARDVVAAILTGMGQDGAKGMLDLRKAGATTFAQDEKTAVVYGMPRVAWEIGAAQKQVPLARMANAILQASKT; encoded by the coding sequence ATGGAAGCTGCTTACCCGGGGTTGCAAGTGTTGTTGGCGAATAATCTGATGATGGCCTACAATCAGGCCGAGGCAGGCCAGCCGAGTTTTGCCTTTGTGGAAGATGGCTTTACCAAGCTGCCAGAGTTCGAGATGATGCTGGCGTTGTTTTCTGCACTCGACGTACGTTGGGTCTCGGTCATGGATGACCAAAACTCGACACCTGCACGCCGCTCTTCGCCGCTGTTGAATGTTGGCGCGGGTATCTTCGAACTGACAAAATCCGACAGCCCGCGCCAGTTCATCCAGTACTTTGACATGATGATCAAAGCACCGCGCCGCAACGCTCCAAGAGCAGCAGCAAACAAGCCTCCGGTCGGCAGAGATGACTTCAAGAAGGTCATCCTGATTGGATCCTCCACTGGCGGGGTTGAGGCGCTGCGGAATGTTCTGGTGGGGTTCCCGATAAACTGCCCACCGACCTTGATTGTCCAGCACACAGGGAAAAGCTTTGGCACCGGTCTGGTGTCGCTTCTGGATCGGATCTGTCCGGCCAAGGTGGTGGCGGCGGACGACAATATCACTTTGCAGAGTGGACACGTCTACATTGCGGCTGGCCAACCTCGACACATGGGCGTCACGCCGCGCAAACCTTTCAAAATTCGAATGAAAGAAGGGCCAAACATTTCGGGTCACACCCCATCGGTTGACGCGTTGTTTTCGTCCGCCGTGCCATTTGCGCGAGATGTTGTTGCCGCAATATTAACTGGTATGGGGCAAGATGGGGCCAAGGGCATGTTGGACCTGCGCAAAGCGGGGGCCACAACCTTCGCCCAAGACGAGAAAACCGCCGTGGTCTACGGAATGCCGCGGGTTGCCTGGGAAATTGGCGCTGCTCAAAAACAAGTTCCCCTGGCCAGGATGGCCAACGCAATTCTGCAAGCATCCAAGACTTAA
- a CDS encoding TetR/AcrR family transcriptional regulator translates to MTKTDPQKPKFRRENPEQRREQLIEATLRVIARKGVMGATVREISAEAGVAFSLIRHHFNTKEDLMYAAYAHHMQRMAQLSLASAGDSDRSPIDRMRQCIHDTLSLPVTKSESLQIWAGFIQMVPHDARMKQIHIDTYLGFRATLETLIKDALQAADSHSTPDQIEAKAIACNAVLDGLWLEGSMLPDMLPPAQLIEIAETTIMGIIGPHSDT, encoded by the coding sequence ATGACGAAGACCGACCCCCAAAAACCCAAATTTCGCCGAGAGAACCCCGAACAGCGGCGCGAGCAGTTGATTGAGGCGACGCTTCGTGTGATCGCGCGCAAGGGTGTCATGGGGGCAACCGTGCGTGAAATCTCGGCCGAAGCCGGTGTAGCCTTCAGCCTGATCCGCCATCACTTCAACACAAAAGAAGATCTCATGTATGCCGCATATGCGCATCACATGCAGCGGATGGCTCAACTATCGCTTGCGTCAGCCGGAGATTCCGATCGCTCGCCCATCGACAGGATGCGCCAGTGTATCCACGACACGTTGTCTTTGCCTGTCACCAAAAGCGAGAGCCTCCAGATCTGGGCTGGTTTCATTCAGATGGTGCCCCATGACGCGCGCATGAAGCAGATCCACATCGACACTTATCTGGGGTTTCGGGCCACGTTGGAGACCCTAATCAAAGACGCGCTGCAGGCGGCGGACTCGCATTCAACACCCGACCAGATCGAGGCCAAGGCGATTGCCTGCAACGCGGTTCTGGACGGCCTCTGGCTCGAAGGCTCGATGCTCCCCGACATGTTGCCCCCCGCACAACTGATCGAAATCGCCGAGACAACGATCATGGGCATTATCGGCCCGCATTCAGACACTTAA
- a CDS encoding 5-guanidino-2-oxopentanoate decarboxylase, producing MRTVGHALAQTLVEQGTEIIFGIPGVHTIELYRGIEGAGIRHITPRHEQGAGFMADGYARIAGKPGVVFVITGPGLINTLTPMAQARADSIPMIVVTGVNRRDSLGKGLGLLHELPDQLGLSQTISKHAEQVEDASALEGVMARVFGALQGRPAPVHVEVPTDVMTLPASETVTIPDPEPKAASDLTPILDALARCESPVILAGGGCRTQNLALLKLAQRLDAPVVQTVNARGLMHAHPLTVPASPSLQSVRDLIAEADCVLALGTEMGPTDYDMYATGTYPEMSNLLRIDICDDQLSRHEAACRLTGDLNEILPVLAEQSPGKSNARGSERAEKARLAARAEIEALTPGYARFVSQIETLRDACPDAIFVGDSTQAVYAANLYYDHNRPGGWFNGATGFGALGYAIPAAIGAALADPSAPVVALMGDGGAQFTLPELGVARDENLPILFVVWNNNAFLEISNAMEAAGISPTGCHPSAPDFEAAAAAYRLDFRRIAPEQLQNALSEILPLNGPMLLEIDMTG from the coding sequence ATGCGAACAGTCGGACACGCCTTGGCACAAACCCTTGTTGAGCAGGGCACCGAGATCATCTTTGGCATCCCCGGCGTGCACACCATCGAGCTCTATCGTGGCATCGAAGGCGCAGGTATCCGTCATATCACACCGCGTCATGAACAGGGTGCGGGATTTATGGCAGACGGATATGCCCGTATCGCTGGCAAGCCCGGCGTTGTCTTCGTGATCACCGGACCGGGTTTGATCAACACGTTGACCCCGATGGCGCAGGCCCGCGCGGACAGCATTCCAATGATCGTGGTCACCGGCGTCAACCGGCGCGACAGTCTTGGCAAGGGTCTCGGCCTCTTGCATGAGTTGCCAGATCAACTGGGTCTGTCGCAAACGATATCCAAACATGCCGAGCAAGTCGAAGACGCATCGGCGCTCGAAGGGGTGATGGCCCGCGTGTTTGGCGCTCTTCAAGGGCGCCCTGCCCCGGTCCACGTCGAAGTGCCGACGGACGTCATGACCCTACCGGCGTCCGAAACGGTGACGATCCCGGATCCAGAGCCAAAGGCTGCAAGCGATCTGACTCCGATCCTGGATGCCCTGGCCCGATGCGAGAGTCCTGTGATCCTCGCGGGGGGCGGCTGCCGCACGCAGAACCTTGCGCTCTTGAAACTGGCACAAAGGCTCGATGCGCCCGTCGTCCAGACCGTGAATGCGCGTGGCCTGATGCATGCACATCCCCTGACGGTTCCAGCCAGTCCGTCCCTTCAATCGGTGCGAGATCTCATTGCGGAAGCGGATTGTGTTCTGGCTCTTGGAACCGAAATGGGGCCAACCGACTACGACATGTATGCGACCGGGACCTATCCGGAGATGAGCAACCTTCTGCGGATCGACATTTGTGACGATCAACTCTCGCGCCATGAGGCTGCCTGCAGGCTCACCGGGGATCTGAACGAAATTCTACCCGTTCTGGCCGAACAATCCCCGGGAAAATCAAATGCGCGTGGATCTGAGCGTGCAGAAAAGGCGCGCCTTGCGGCGCGCGCCGAAATCGAAGCGCTGACACCCGGGTATGCGCGTTTCGTATCGCAGATCGAGACGCTGAGGGATGCTTGTCCAGACGCTATTTTTGTCGGGGATTCCACGCAAGCGGTCTATGCGGCCAACCTCTATTATGACCACAACCGCCCCGGAGGCTGGTTCAACGGCGCGACTGGTTTTGGGGCCCTCGGCTACGCAATCCCCGCCGCGATTGGCGCCGCTCTTGCCGATCCATCGGCACCGGTGGTCGCGCTGATGGGCGACGGCGGTGCGCAGTTCACGCTGCCAGAGCTTGGCGTTGCCCGCGATGAAAACCTGCCCATCCTGTTTGTCGTCTGGAACAACAATGCGTTCCTGGAAATCTCGAACGCAATGGAGGCCGCAGGAATCTCTCCGACAGGCTGCCACCCTTCTGCACCTGATTTTGAGGCAGCTGCCGCCGCATACCGGCTCGATTTTCGGCGGATCGCACCAGAGCAACTTCAGAACGCGTTGTCCGAGATCCTCCCACTCAATGGTCCGATGCTGCTCGAGATCGATATGACGGGCTAG
- a CDS encoding carbohydrate ABC transporter permease, whose protein sequence is MSADRLLNTLGAWLLALVWILPLAYAVWTAIHPAAYEARFDLFAPLSLENFAKAWNAAPFGRYFLNTFVLVTVILFGQIVLCTLAAYAFARYQFPGRNVLFALVLMQLLIMPDILIVENYKAIRFLDLVDTIPAIALPYIASGFGIFLLRQTFMSVPKELEEAAQIEGMSTLGILIKVYMPLAIPTYLAYGLVSVSHHWNNFLWPLIITNSVETRPVTVGLSIFSAIDSGVEWSVINAATLMTSGPLLLAFLLFQRQFVQSFMRAGIK, encoded by the coding sequence ATGAGCGCAGATCGTTTGCTAAACACGCTTGGAGCCTGGCTTCTGGCCTTGGTCTGGATCTTGCCGCTTGCCTATGCGGTTTGGACTGCAATCCATCCGGCGGCTTATGAAGCACGCTTTGATCTCTTTGCGCCCCTCTCGTTGGAAAATTTCGCCAAAGCCTGGAATGCTGCTCCCTTTGGGCGCTATTTTCTCAACACCTTCGTGTTGGTGACGGTCATCCTATTTGGGCAGATCGTTCTGTGTACCTTGGCCGCCTATGCCTTTGCCCGCTATCAGTTTCCGGGCCGCAATGTCTTGTTTGCGCTTGTGCTGATGCAGCTTCTGATCATGCCCGATATTCTCATCGTGGAGAATTACAAGGCGATCCGGTTTCTCGATCTTGTCGATACGATCCCCGCGATTGCCCTGCCATACATCGCCTCGGGATTTGGTATTTTCCTTCTTCGCCAGACTTTTATGTCTGTCCCAAAAGAGCTGGAAGAAGCGGCGCAGATCGAGGGGATGTCCACGCTGGGGATCCTGATCAAGGTCTATATGCCCTTGGCGATCCCGACTTATCTTGCCTATGGCCTGGTGTCGGTGAGCCACCATTGGAACAACTTCCTCTGGCCGCTCATAATTACGAACTCGGTTGAGACCCGGCCAGTGACCGTGGGATTGAGCATCTTTTCCGCCATCGACTCCGGTGTGGAATGGAGCGTCATCAACGCGGCCACGCTCATGACGTCAGGCCCGCTTCTCCTCGCGTTTTTGCTTTTTCAGCGCCAATTTGTGCAAAGCTTCATGCGCGCCGGGATCAAGTAG